TTGGGTGAATGACTTGTCATCACCTCAAAGTAAAATTGATCCGCTAGTGTCCTTATCTATTTGATTATTAAACCTCCATTTTGTATGACATTATCAAATTGTAATGTTGACGTTATccatcaatcaatttttttctaACTTTTTTGGTTAAAAGTTTGTCAACCATCTTTTTGATGTCTACGACTACAAATACACATATAAATTAAGTATATGGTCGGCCcattatttgaaaaatatatgcAAAATTCATCATTAGAGATTAACCAATAATATCTTGGCCTGATTGTGAGATCGAGTATCTATACGTATACCACATATTTAACGATCGAATTTCCCCTCCATTTATTTAGACGGAATAATTTTTATTGGTCTTATTGCTTATTTATTCGCATTGAATATTAAGATAGTGAAACATACGAAGTATAACGCTACTTTGAAAGTGTAAATTTCTTTGAAAAATGTTTTGAATTTACTTGTATAAACTCACCTGAATCAGGGTGGAAGAAGATCTTGCTCACAGTAGCATTCAAGAGAACAACAATGTTCTTAGGATTACCTCCTCCAAGAAGATCAGCAGCCGTATGTCGTCTCCCAGAAACATCGAAAATCGTACCACTCAATTTAGTCCCTTGAACATGCTCCAAAGTATACCCATTAAAAGGCAAAACCCCTGCTTCCAAAAGCCCATCTAACACAACAGATTGCCAAGGGCTCAACATTTCCGGCGCGAAAACCACCTTAGATTCTACCCATTCATAAGCTTGTTTCACCATTTCCTCATCCCAACCCATTTTCTTAATAAACGGGTCACTTGCCCGGCTATAAAACCCGCTATTTATAGCCGTGGATCCTCCTAGGACTCTACCCCTGTAATTCAAAACTCCGTCTAAGGAAATGAACTCTTGTGCTGCTGAAGTGTACTTGTTTGTTTCCACTAATGGGTAACCGAACTTTGTTCTTTCCAAAATTGTTGGGTTGCTATAAGGAGTGTCTCCTCGTTCGATTACGAGGACCGAGAATTTCTCCGAGAGTGTAGCAGCTAATGGGCAACCGCATGCTCCTCCTCCGACTATTATGTAGTCGAAAGATTTGCCTTCGACTTCATTGACATCCGAAGTCATGTAAGGAAGTTCAAGTTTAGGTCCTACAATGTCAAGAAAATGTATTACACATTCAAACTTCCATGTATATTGTATTAAAAAGTATATAACCAGGACGAAATTGAACATGTGTATAGCTTAATTAATTACCTTTGTTACATGAAGGAGAGGAGGAGGACGATAAGGATATGGAGGAAAGAATGCAATGGATAAGAAACCAAAGTATAATAATACATGTTTCTTGAAGCCTCTTCATCATCTATGGTATTGTTGTAGTTTAGAAATAGTAAAAAGACAATGATAATGTTGGTTTGTGAAAATGCATGCAATTAAAAGGAGTCTAGCTTGTAATGTGAGTTTTAAGGTAGCAACTAATTAGCTAGAGAAGTAATAttgtttgttaattaataaAAGTTTGCGCATGTTTTGAGCAATAATAAGTTGGACTAATTTTGGTTGGGGAAAGTCATAATTAATGTTGCTTGGTATGGTTATCATTGCATGTTCTTACTTGGACTACATGTGTAATTGATTGGCTCTCTCCAAATTTGTTTAGTGGGAAGTTATATAAAGGTGCCCTGCACCTACTACTAAGTACTACCTTATTGTTGTGAATAAACGAAGTGGTTTTCATTGGTTGACTAATAATCATACTATATGAACTCTTTGTTGTACCTCAAGTATCCGCATTGGATTCTCGACATTTTGATATGTATGTTTCCGACACTTTAATACTCCCTTTTGAACTACGTAATATCATGGAATTTTTTCATAATTTAGTCGAGTCGTATACTTGGACATGTATTCTTGTCCGACACTAGTACCCATGTTCGAGTAACATAGATCATGCGTAAAACTTAGATTTCtaatatctgaacttatttaaaCTTATCTCAAGAAAACAAGTAGAAATAAAACAAGTAGAAATAAGACCGGTGTGCAATATTCATCCTTAGTTTCACTAGTACTATGGCCATTAATAAAGTGCAAATTTTCCTTGTGAATGTGTAGGAGATAAGTAAGGTGAGAATGTAAGATGctaaacaaaacaacaaataattgTAAGATGctaaacaaaacaacaaataattgTAAGATGctaaacaaaacaacaaataattgTAAGATGctaaacaaaacaacaaataattgTAAGATAGTAGAACCCTAAATTATCCTTTTTGTTATTGGAGTTTGTAGAGACATCATACGAATAAGTATTTTTGCAATGAATATGTTGGACTTTGACCCCAAGCCACTTGGCCCTTGCCCAGTTGCTCCCTTCTCGACATGGTGGCCTCATTGAGTCATTGGCCCCCATATCGATTGATTGTATGATCCAATGTGGATAAGTTATGAAAGTCCATAAATTGACATGATGTTTATAGTTTAGATACCCATGCCTGTTTATAGACAAACAAATGTTGTTTATCATCGATTTTAGCTATAATTGAATCATACTAAACACTCCCTTCGTTCTATAATGTTCTTACTCTTCTATTATGCGCGGTGTTCAATACACTACTTTAACTATTacaatttattttagtaaaaattataaagatatttagaaaatttatattggAAAGAATCCAATTAGATCCCACaagtaaatatttatttattatttatattactaattatggtcaaagttttgtatttattttgatCATATGAATAGTTGCACGGAGGGTTTCAGTTTTCTTTGCCGTTTAGgccggaaatagtctaatttcttcggaaattagactatttccgacccttattcttgttttttcattgttttctcTTTATGTATTgtcttgttttgttttttccgttattttgttcccaatttattcttgggtttgttcccaatttatttgggtttttcctagagttttctaggttcttgattctcatccatggatgagaatttttttagggtttttagggttttaataattgggaaggagatttggattcatacaggtttagggtttatcatcaactcgtcaaccagaacaattcgtgcgcatattgcgaagggctctacttggaaagatgcgaaaacatcgaaaatcactgctcgcgttaagctagaagcggtggagtacgagatgtgctttaggatgcagaatagtaactgttttgattgtaacagttatatattttctttgaatctgtggtatgcagatctattttattattgtagatgccgtatggctgattattaatgaaattgttcttccccgtcaaaaaaaaaaaaaaagaatagttGCACGAGGAACATTTTGGAACATAGAGAGTATTGGAGTAGCACAAATGTCTTGTTGAGATAAATGGtgcttcttttttgtttttttgagtcTTGTGCATATGGAACGAATTATGTTTATGGATAGTCGTGTTGTAAACGTCCATATCTAATGAGTCTTATTCTTGGATGACATAGACCTAAAGTATAAACATCGCATAACCTTGGAGGCTTGGACACTATTTCAAGTTCGAATTAAACTTTGATACCCAAAGCCCTCAATAATAGTAGTttgtaaacaaaaaaaataaaaaattcctcAATAGTATACATTTTCCTTTCTGTAAAGAGCATATTTATGCGAAACGGTTTCTCAAAAACTTATTGGGAGATGTAAAAACGCCCCCTGCCTTGAAAACAAGTCACCTCTAAAAATACAAGTGTCACCCAACCACACACTAAACTATTTAAAACCATCTCATAAATCATGCGCAATTCATAAATTTGCCAGAACAACAAAGATAAGGAAAGTGAGCTACTTTATGTACACATACTCCTCTATTACATTATTACAGATAAACTTGTTTTTCCAGTATATACTCTAAAAAGGTTGGCCAGAAAGTCCAAAAATATACAAACAAATATCAGATTATATTTTTGTAATCAAACATTATCTCCTATTAACCCACTATTTTGGCACATAAAAATGactatttattataattaatattatacTTAATTAGGGGGCAATCTAGTTTAATGGTCCACTCAAAAGCACCTAATTAAAAAGATGCACAGAATATTTGATCTATTCCTTTGAGTTCAAGTCTATTGGTTGCCTTAAACCAAAATCTAACTCATTATTCTCACATTGGCTGCTGCTATTCAGATCAAATGTTTCCAAAACTCCAAACTTTCTCAacccattaccattaccattacatGATGATTTCTTGCTGCCTGTTTGTTCAACACAATTGCTCATCCTCTTCCTCGAACCCGGCCCCACTTTCGTTCTCGATTGATCGAGTTCGAGTAATGGGAGGATGAATACACAGTTTTCTTGGCTACCCTTGTCATCTGTGGTAATCTCTTCGTTTTCACGCTTTgtttctttctcctcttctcTTCTTCCCGAGCTCTCTGAAGATGTTAAGGAGCTTTCAACAGAATATCCAGTATGCCTCATTGTCTGCTTCTGTTCTAGTGATAAATCTGTCACCTCTGTTAGCCCGGAAAATGATGAACTGCTAACCATTGAGACTAATTGAGAGAGTTCAGCTTTTGCATGTTCGACTCCATCTGCTGAACAGTTGTAGCTTGACAGTGTTTCCTGCGCTTTCTTTAAAACTGTCTGTAAATATTTCCCTTGAGCTTCAATGCGCAGCTGCAAGTGTCTTTGTACCTagaattacatgattgtttTTTCCCATCATCAATATTGAGGCGAAGCTGATTAATTAAGCTGCAAAAGATGATTATGATTCTTCTTACCTCAATCTGTTCATGGAGTTTCCTCTGTACTTCCATCTGTATTTTTATTGTCTTAGATATCTGCACATTTCTGTATTCAAACATGACAAAAATCAGCACAGATGAAAAATCTTGCCAAACACAGGAAAGACGAACATTGCAAATTCTTACTCATTAATCTGTTCTTGAGTCGGATCATTTATTTCCTTTTCCTCAACGAATAGATTAAGTGTGTCAATGCCATGGCTTTCTTCGCAATCTGTATCATCTGGTTTCGATTCACTGCAGGTTTCTGATTTCTGACTATGCTGATAATTTTTTCCAAGCCTGAATTTCTGCAATGATCGAAAAAACGATGTGTACTTTCAGAACTCTGTCCTTTCATAGAAGCTAAAGATTAGATAAGGTAAAAAAAAAAGCAGGTGATGAATTGCCTGTAAATGACTCTTGAGATGATACAAAGTAAGTCCTGGTATTCCCATCACTCTCATCAGACCTTTCGGTGTTGCCTCtgcttaataaaagaaacaataaaaaaaaaataagacaaaAACCATGGAATGAGAAATAATGTAATACAAGATAAGGTAAATAGAGTGAAGGGAACGATACGCAACTGTCTGCACCTCCAAGCTGATGAACTGCTTCGACAAATCGTTGATGAAGTTCCGGCGTCCATTTCAGCCTAGGCTTGGCATCAGTAGATAAGACCAAGTTCATATCTTGAGTTTGCaaattttgaaaattagtcATGTTTCAGATTTTGTAGAGGAATGACAGGTTGGAAAATACTCAAAGggagcatatatatatatatatagatatatagATATAGAAATAGTACTGGTAATAGTTTAATACAGAATAAGCTAGCTCTGACCCTTGAAGCTCTGATGATTCAAAATAAATATGCAGAAGATGTGGCTTCTTTTTATATACTTATAATTTAGAGAGAAGTTGGTTGGAGTTGTCCTATGTTCTCACTCCATATCTGGAAACATTTTAAGTGGGGTTCTTTAGGGAATATATGCCCATGAGCTGGGGATGCTTTCCTCTCACCTCCCCCTAAATATtcatatcaacttttttttcttttttttttttttttttttgggtgtgatGTTCAATTTTCAACTTGTGTTACCTTACCTCTCTATCTTCTCCTTTGACTTGAAAGGAAGTGGGAGAGAATCTCGCCGAGGCAGCAAAAAACAGAGAAAGCAACACAGTTCCAACATGGAGTCTCTCAAAAGgatagaaaagaaaaggaataaAAGTGTAGCCTTTGTTTTTATCTTCCTTCACCTCTCCTTCCCCTCTTATTCCCAGGCGAATTAGGTAGCCCTAccattataaaatattaatgggTGTGGAAAACATACTGATTTTGTCCCAATTTACTCGCCTcatggtaatttttttttacggtAAAGTTAGGTCCCACACTCATCCACTTACATTTTTCTAACTACCTTTTCACAAAGCGTGTCACTTAAATGGGACAAGTAAATTAGGACAGAGGGAAAGGTACAACAATTATATGAAGTGAGAGTAATTGATTAGAGTTGCTTGAATAGATATTTATGATTGAAAGGAAATTAGACCtaaaacgttttttttttcttttttctaccCCTAATTTGCTTTCATGTGGTGGAAATTGTCAGATCCTTATTGTTCCTTGTAAGCTTAAAGGACCAAAGAATCTATTGATAGATATTTGGGGCACACTCAGTCAAGCCATCTGTGTCATTACCTAAAACCAAAATGACAATCAAATCAGCCAGTTCAATGTAACTGAATATGAATTCCTAAGACCAGAACCAGAACCATCCATCCCCTTATCTCTAAAGGAATAGAACCGCATATCTGCAGGATTATCCCTGCACAGGAGAATCAGATTTCCGGAGCTGTGACTCCGTGAGCATTATACACATATAATGTCACAAAACTCAGAACATATACCCCCCTTTTTTTGTTCGAGAATATATACACATAAGGTGTTGCAGAATAACTTATCACTGGCTCATTCAAGATGTTTTTATGCTTTTCTGTACAGAGTTTACAGCTACTTGCAGCTGAGATATTCAGGTTCTATCCTTGAGTTGCAAGTCTGGTTGTGTGTCTCAATAATAATGATTAGCTTGACCCGAAAAGTTAACTTATCTTGTACTTTTTCTGTTTAATATTCCTTAACTAGATTTAcaattgcatatatttcttCACTGTATTACAGTAACAGGGTAAATATTAAAATTACAATAAATATTTGATTAGAGAGTTCCAAAGGTAGATG
This sequence is a window from Spinacia oleracea cultivar Varoflay chromosome 1, BTI_SOV_V1, whole genome shotgun sequence. Protein-coding genes within it:
- the LOC110782994 gene encoding myb-related protein 2 isoform X3; this encodes MNLVLSTDAKPRLKWTPELHQRFVEAVHQLGGADTEATPKGLMRVMGIPGLTLYHLKSHLQKFRLGKNYQHSQKSETCSESKPDDTDCEESHGIDTLNLFVEEKEINDPTQEQINENVQISKTIKIQMEVQRKLHEQIEVQRHLQLRIEAQGKYLQTVLKKAQETLSSYNCSADGVEHAKAELSQLVSMVSSSSFSGLTEVTDLSLEQKQTMRHTGYSVESSLTSSESSGRREEEKETKRENEEITTDDKGSQENCVFILPLLELDQSRTKVGPGSRKRMSNCVEQTGSKKSSCNGNGNGLRKFGVLETFDLNSSSQCENNELDFGLRQPIDLNSKE
- the LOC110782994 gene encoding myb-related protein 2 isoform X4; its protein translation is MNLVLSTDAKPRLKWTPELHQRFVEAVHQLGGADKATPKGLMRVMGIPGLTLYHLKSHLQKFRLGKNYQHSQKSETCSESKPDDTDCEESHGIDTLNLFVEEKEINDPTQEQINENVQISKTIKIQMEVQRKLHEQIEVQRHLQLRIEAQGKYLQTVLKKAQETLSSYNCSADGVEHAKAELSQLVSMVSSSSFSGLTEVTDLSLEQKQTMRHTGYSVESSLTSSESSGRREEEKETKRENEEITTDDKGSQENCVFILPLLELDQSRTKVGPGSRKRMSNCVEQTGSKKSSCNGNGNGLRKFGVLETFDLNSSSQCENNELDFGLRQPIDLNSKE
- the LOC110782994 gene encoding myb family transcription factor PHL8 isoform X2 produces the protein MTNFQNLQTQDMNLVLSTDAKPRLKWTPELHQRFVEAVHQLGGADKATPKGLMRVMGIPGLTLYHLKSHLQKFRLGKNYQHSQKSETCSESKPDDTDCEESHGIDTLNLFVEEKEINDPTQEQINENVQISKTIKIQMEVQRKLHEQIEVQRHLQLRIEAQGKYLQTVLKKAQETLSSYNCSADGVEHAKAELSQLVSMVSSSSFSGLTEVTDLSLEQKQTMRHTGYSVESSLTSSESSGRREEEKETKRENEEITTDDKGSQENCVFILPLLELDQSRTKVGPGSRKRMSNCVEQTGSKKSSCNGNGNGLRKFGVLETFDLNSSSQCENNELDFGLRQPIDLNSKE
- the LOC110782994 gene encoding myb family transcription factor PHL8 isoform X1: MTNFQNLQTQDMNLVLSTDAKPRLKWTPELHQRFVEAVHQLGGADTEATPKGLMRVMGIPGLTLYHLKSHLQKFRLGKNYQHSQKSETCSESKPDDTDCEESHGIDTLNLFVEEKEINDPTQEQINENVQISKTIKIQMEVQRKLHEQIEVQRHLQLRIEAQGKYLQTVLKKAQETLSSYNCSADGVEHAKAELSQLVSMVSSSSFSGLTEVTDLSLEQKQTMRHTGYSVESSLTSSESSGRREEEKETKRENEEITTDDKGSQENCVFILPLLELDQSRTKVGPGSRKRMSNCVEQTGSKKSSCNGNGNGLRKFGVLETFDLNSSSQCENNELDFGLRQPIDLNSKE